The genomic segment TATGAACGACGCCCGGATTTTTATTTTTGGAAAGAGCTTGGGATCAGGCTCGGTCAAGAAAAGGATTGGCCCTGGGATACGTATCGCGACAGTCTGGAAGCAAGTTTATCGCCGCTTGGTTTAACGTGGGATGAGTTTAGTATGACCGGTTTATATTCTCAGGAAAATCGATACTTTAAATATGAAGAACTTGATCCAAACGGATTTCCCGTGGGGTTTGCCACAGTCAGCGGCAAAGTTGAAGTATATAGCGAACTATTAAAGGAAATAGGCGATGATCCTTTACCCAGATCCAAAAAACTTCCGGAAAGCAGCAAGGATTTCCCTCTGTTGCTCATGAGCGGAGCTCGTTTTCAGCCTTATTATGCGTCAAGTTATCATCAACTTGAGAAGTTTCGTACCTCTCATCCAGAGCCTATTGTAGAAATGAGCTTGGATACAGCGAATCGATTGGGATTAGAAGAGGGATGTTCAGTTTGGGTAGAGACAGAACGAGGCAAGGCGCGATTTATAACTAAGATCGTTCCCATGTGCGAGGATACCGTCAGTGTGGAATATGGCTGGTGGTACCCGGAAATGAGCGCTGCAGAACCTGAATTGGGCGGACTGTGGTTTTCCAATGCCAATGTTTTGACTAGTGGAGATTTCGAAACTTCCGACTCGTTAGTTGGAACCTGGACCTATAATGGAATACCTTGCCGTGTAGAAAAAACTAAATAATAAAGTTTTCTCCGAGCCTTATTTCCTAAAGTAGATGCTATGGAATGAGGTCTGGACTGAGTCCACGGAGTAATAGAAGAAATTCTATTACTTGCTGTATGCGAAGGAGATGCATGAAAAAATGGGTTAGCGTATTAAAAGTTAACCTTCGAAACTCCTGCATTTTCTCGAATGCGGGAGTTTTATATTATATCGAAAAAGGGGGATAACGATGAAAAATAACATTACGTTGGAAGAGGCACAAAGCTTAGTATTTGATCATTGTTCAGTAATGGAAAGTGAGCAGGTAAATATAAAAGAATCCTTTGGGAGAGTGTTATTTGAAGATATTGCAGCTCAGGAAAATATCCCTCCTTTTGCTCGCTCTCCGTATGATGGTTATGCTTTTCGCGCTCAGGACACAGAAAATGCAAGCCCAACGAATCCAGTAATCCTTAACATCATCGATGAAGTTCCTGCCGGTTACACTTCTGCAAATACCGTCGAATCCGGAACGGCGGTTAAGATTTTAACTGGGGCTCCCATCCCGGAAGGAGCAGACGCCGTAATCAAGTTCGAAGAAACGGTTATCCTTAAAAATCAGGTCAAAATTACTGCCTCGTTTCAGCCGGGCGAAAATATTGTGCCCGCTGGCGAAGATGTTAAGCGGGGAACATTGATTGCTTCGAAAGGAACGGCGATTACCTCACCGATTATGGGTTTAATCGCAGCGATCGGTCAGGAAGATATCGCAGTTTATAAGATCCCTAAAATTGCGATTATCAGTACTGGGGATGAGCTTATCGACATTTCAGAGCAGTTGATTCCGGGAAAGATTCGCAATACGAACTGTTATACGCTTTTTGGCAATATCCAATCGATAGGTGCTATTCCCTTAATTATCGGTACAGCGAAAGACCGAAAAGAAGAAATCGCCGCCTTAATAGAGCAGGCTTTGGATCAAGCGGATTTGGTATTAACGACCGGCGGAGTATCGGTAGGAGATTATGATATGGTCAGCCGAGCGATGGAATATATAGGGGCCAATCTTCTTTATAAAAAAATCGAGATCAAACCAGGATCTGCGACGGCGGCGGCAGTTAAAGACGGCAAACTGATTTTAGGATTATCGGGAAATCCTTCGGCAGCTTTAACCAATTTCCATCTCGTGGCCGTTCCGTTTATTAAGAAAATGGCCGGCAGAACGAATTATTTGAACGAGAAAATTGAAGTTACGCTGAAGAAAGATTTTAAGAAAGAAAGCCCGCGCAGGAGATTCCTCAGAGGCCGCTTGGTCTTTGAAGAGGGAGTCAGTATGATGGAGCCGACGGGAGATCAAGGCAACGGGATCTTAAGTTCCATGATTGGCTGTAATATTTTGACGGAAGTCCCCGAGGGGAGCGGGCCGAAGAAGTCCGGAGAAAAATTAGCCGCGTATTTAATTAGCTGACATTCTTTAGAGAGAGGAGTAAAGACGTGAAAAAGGTAGCAGTACAAGAAGCCATCGGCATGAAGCTATGCCATGATATGACGAAAGTGATCCCAGGGAAATTTAAGGGCAGAGCCTTTTGCAGGAATCATATTATCACTCAAGACGATATTCAGGAACTCCTAAGCATAGGCAAAGAGCACATTTTTATTTGGGAAGATAATGCTGGGGAGATCCATGAAGAGGATGCAGCCATCCGAATTGCCCAAGCGGTTATGGGTAAAAATCTTATAAAAACAGAGCCTGAGGAAGGAAAATCACTTCTTAAAGCAACAACTCGCGGCTTATTTAAAGTCAATAGTTCCCTTTTGACGAGACTAAATTCCATTGAGCATGTGACGGTACCTTCGTTACCCAATAATTTTGTCGTAAATGAACAAGAAAAAGTTGCTAGCGCAAGAATTGTTCCGCTAGTGACAAAAGAAGAGAATATTTTAAAGGTGGAAGAGCTATGCCGTTTAGCGGGGCCGGTATTTAAGGTTATGCCCTTCAAAAAGCTCAGGGTAGGTCTCGTCATTACAGGAAGTGAAGTTTATAAAGGAAGAATTAAAGATCAATTTGGGCCTGTTATCCTTGAAAAGTTAGCTCACTTTGATGCAGAGGTTATTGGACAAGAATATTGTCCGGATGACTGCAAGATGATTGAGAAAAGTATTGTCAAATTTTTTACTCAGAAAGCAGATTTGATTATTGTAACCGGCGGGATGTCTGTAGATCCTGATGACTTAACGCCGGGAGCCATTCGAAATACGGGGGCAAGAGTCATTACTCAAGGGACACCTGCTCAACCGGGAAATATGATGATGATGGCGTATCTTGATGAAGTCCCTGTATTTGGGGTTCCTGGTGCGGCAATATACTGTAAGACAACAGTTTTTGATGTTGTTTTACCTCGGGTTTTTGCAGGGGACTATTTAACCCAAGAAGACTTTATACGCATGGGGGAAGGCGGATTGTGCCGAAATTGCCCAACCTGTCATTACCCGAATTGTTATTTCGGACGTTAAGAGTGCCGCCAGCGGCGGAAAGGAGGCTTTTATGAACAATATTCCGGTGGTTTGTATTGTCGCCGGCCGGTCAGATACAGGAAAGACGACGTTTATGGAAAAGCTCATTCAAGAACTCGTTCAACGCGGCTATGAAGTGGGAGCAGTTAAAAGTGATACTCATGGCTTTGACATTGATATACCGGGAAAGGATTCTTGGAGATTTGCTCAGGCCGGGGCAAAATCAACAACTATTATAGGGCCTGATAAATATGCCATGATTCAGAAGACGGAACGCAAACAAGAAATTGAAGACGTTATTCCTTTAATCAGTGGTGTTGATATTATTCTCGTTGAAGGATATAAAGCCTCGACAAGACCGAGAGTTGAAGTGATTCGAAAGGAAAAAGGGACAGAAATTATTTCTCCATCCGAATATCTTATAGCTATCGTAAGCGATGTCAAGGGGTTGAATACCTCTGTTCCAGTTCTTGATATTAATGATTTTCAAGGAGTCGCTGATATTCTGGTTAATAAGTATCTGGAGTGATGTCCATGCTAGAAATGAAGGACAATATTTTGAATAAATCCGTTTTGCCCGTAACCGGAGTATTACTTGCCGGAGGAAAGAGTTCTCGTATGGGCAGGGATAAGGCGTTTTTGGACTATCTCGGCAAACCGCTGATTGAAAAAGGTCTGGAAGAACTGAGGTCCGTTTTTTCAGAAGTGATCATCAGTACGAATTCACCCGAACGGTTTCAATGTTATGGAGAAAAAAAGGTTACAGACCTTTATCCGGGCTGCGGACCTTTAAGCGGACTTCAATCCGGACTACAAGCTGCTCAGTTTGGTTATTCATTTTTTGTTGCCTGT from the Desulfitobacterium metallireducens DSM 15288 genome contains:
- a CDS encoding molybdopterin molybdotransferase MoeA, with protein sequence MKNNITLEEAQSLVFDHCSVMESEQVNIKESFGRVLFEDIAAQENIPPFARSPYDGYAFRAQDTENASPTNPVILNIIDEVPAGYTSANTVESGTAVKILTGAPIPEGADAVIKFEETVILKNQVKITASFQPGENIVPAGEDVKRGTLIASKGTAITSPIMGLIAAIGQEDIAVYKIPKIAIISTGDELIDISEQLIPGKIRNTNCYTLFGNIQSIGAIPLIIGTAKDRKEEIAALIEQALDQADLVLTTGGVSVGDYDMVSRAMEYIGANLLYKKIEIKPGSATAAAVKDGKLILGLSGNPSAALTNFHLVAVPFIKKMAGRTNYLNEKIEVTLKKDFKKESPRRRFLRGRLVFEEGVSMMEPTGDQGNGILSSMIGCNILTEVPEGSGPKKSGEKLAAYLIS
- a CDS encoding molybdopterin-binding protein; its protein translation is MKKVAVQEAIGMKLCHDMTKVIPGKFKGRAFCRNHIITQDDIQELLSIGKEHIFIWEDNAGEIHEEDAAIRIAQAVMGKNLIKTEPEEGKSLLKATTRGLFKVNSSLLTRLNSIEHVTVPSLPNNFVVNEQEKVASARIVPLVTKEENILKVEELCRLAGPVFKVMPFKKLRVGLVITGSEVYKGRIKDQFGPVILEKLAHFDAEVIGQEYCPDDCKMIEKSIVKFFTQKADLIIVTGGMSVDPDDLTPGAIRNTGARVITQGTPAQPGNMMMMAYLDEVPVFGVPGAAIYCKTTVFDVVLPRVFAGDYLTQEDFIRMGEGGLCRNCPTCHYPNCYFGR
- the mobB gene encoding molybdopterin-guanine dinucleotide biosynthesis protein B, which translates into the protein MNNIPVVCIVAGRSDTGKTTFMEKLIQELVQRGYEVGAVKSDTHGFDIDIPGKDSWRFAQAGAKSTTIIGPDKYAMIQKTERKQEIEDVIPLISGVDIILVEGYKASTRPRVEVIRKEKGTEIISPSEYLIAIVSDVKGLNTSVPVLDINDFQGVADILVNKYLE
- the mobA gene encoding molybdenum cofactor guanylyltransferase; the encoded protein is MLEMKDNILNKSVLPVTGVLLAGGKSSRMGRDKAFLDYLGKPLIEKGLEELRSVFSEVIISTNSPERFQCYGEKKVTDLYPGCGPLSGLQSGLQAAQFGYSFFVACDMPFIDPEVIRFLAGYCGKHDVIVPEVDGVLHPLHAFYHKNCLPLITEYLEKRSFKIIDFYPRCSVRIVREEEFRRFPQVARSLKNANTVQEWQELQTL